Genomic window (Psilocybe cubensis strain MGC-MH-2018 chromosome 1, whole genome shotgun sequence):
TTCTCTTGCCATGGATTTATATATAAAATGAACTCACCTCTATGAGAAACAGATTTATCGTGCAAATACTTCAGGCCTTCTAAAAGTTGGTACATAATATATTTTGCTTCTGATTCGCATATTCTGTGTCCTGCTGCCGTGTAATTTGTAATGTAGGTGAAAAGATCCCCTCCAGTGCAGAGCTGAAGGAAAATGTGGCTTGTTTAAGGGTATCAGCAACGCGTCACGGATCACAGCAAGTATCTCTCGAACATAaactttttattttcttccgTGTCGTAAATTTCGTTGATGTTTGGCTATTGGAGTTAGAATGTAAGCAAAAAAGCTTTATTCAAATGAAAAGAACAACCGACGTGTTTGAGAGTCATCAATATTCTGACCTCTTTCAACACTTGTCCTACCTCACTCTCTTTCTTGGTCCTGATACTTTTGCAAGCGACTTGTCGATGGTTTTCAGGGTCTAATGCAAGGTGTACAGTAGCGAACGATCCAGTTCCAAGGCATTGTGAAGTGACAACATACTTCCCGATTTTCTAAATTAACATGGTAAAGGATTGGAATCACCAGAATGTCCAATTTCGTAAAGCACCTTGTGGATCGGTTGAAGTGGAGGAGTGGGCTCAAAAAGAGACAACTTGTCAGCAGGTCCCAATCGCATATGAGTACACGTAAAAGCTGAATATTATCAATTagaatgatttccaacgtGTTGTTCATGCAATAAAAGTCTACCTAGGGATTGAGGCAGTTGAAACACATCGCCGTCCATCAAAATGATTGAGGTTTTGCGTATGCATTGGCCATTTAGAAATATCCCGTTTCTCGAGACATCCTAACGACATAGTAATAAATACAATTCTTTGCGCACCGGCAGCTGTCCGTCCTCCAAACATACTTGACATGATATGATAAAACCATCACAAGGGGAACGAACGCTTTGAGAGAATAAGTACACCATGAAGACAAGATGTCATTGGAATATGTTACTCACGCATATAATTTGCAATGAATGCCAGAGACCAACGCGTCGGTAACAACGTAAGAGCTAAAATCGTTGAGACTGGATTTGGACTAGGAGAACGACGATGAAAACCATAAGTCCGGGTTTCTACCAATAATAACTGGTTTGTTGAGCGTCAAGTGAATGACTGTAAATGCGGCATTAAATTCAATAAAGCGAAAGAAATGATGGTTGGGAAGATACTACCTTCTTTGCGACCTTGAACTATCGTCGTTAATTTGGCGCATACATTTGTAATTTGGCGGCTTTTGCTTGATGAGTTATTCATGCTCTATGATGTATCTTGTATTGCTGAAGTTGATTGCTACATGATAAGTATGAGGTATACAAGTAGTATTGAAAACATTGAACATACAATAATCTCAGTTAGCCAATCACTTATATTGAATCTGCCTTTGCAAGACTTTTCCAAACCAATGTATGTGTGAGAGTCTGAGAATAATGAGAATTCGAGGTTGTCTTGAGGGCGAATGGTTGGTTCTAGAAGATACTACTAGTACACTCCAGAACGATGATGTTGGTCGTGCCTCAACCTCTGTTACAAATATCACCAAATCGGGCATTTGGGATTGACGATATTGATCAACAACTGCCATTACTGGAAAATATACGACTGATGTACGTTCATTTAATGAAGGTAGAAAACTGTTACATTGAAAGATGAGGTTAACCAAATTCTTACATGTAAGCCTCATTAGAAAAGCGACAACATAAAAAACTCGTGATAATCAGTCATATCCTCTCCCGCTTCTCTGCTTCACTCGCTTCATTTTTTTGTGCTTCTTGCCTGTATCTGCACCTTCCAACAACATGGCAAGCCTGGATTGCTTACCTGGTATCGGCGTCCCATCATTGGCCACCGAATTTTGGTGGGGATAGAGCTTCATACGTGAAAATTCCTTCCCATCGCGAACAAACGCGGTTGAACTGAGAACAGTATTGTTTTCGAAGAAGTCCTTGTCAATGGCCCTTGACTTGCTCCCAAGCGCCTGAGCGGGAAGGAGCGAGCCGTTGGTTGGGGGCGGCACCATATTCGACTGGATAAATGTGTCGGAATCTTTCCCTACTCTTGTGACCGGTGCTCTCTTTTTACCAGCCATTCGTGTTAAGGCATTCTTGTGAGTAGGTTTGTTAAATTCTGCAACAGAGATGCCTGGGGGAGCGTGGCAGAAAAGGAGTTTTCCGTTCACGTAATCTTTCAAGATGTATCGAGCTGAGCGGGCTTCGTCTGGGTTTCCTTGACCAGAGCGTACATATCCGCGAGCAACTATTACGAACTAGTAAGCATGAatcagaggaagaagcagtGAAAGGACCATACTCGCATATGCTACGAGAAGATTTTCTGCTGTCACACTTCCGTCACCTCCTTCCTCTGTACCCCGAGTTTTGATAGTCAACCCATAAGTGGCCTCCAAGATTTCTTTGGGCAACCGCATAGTAAGTAACGATATAGGCCCGGTGTATTCCCTAAGCTGGTCGATGGGTAGAACGCCATCACAAACCAGATCTGCTTTTGTGGTTGCAAATTGAGGAAATACTAGGCCTGGGCAATCGCAAAGAATAATTGAATCTGAAAGATTGATGGTTTGGAAATGCTTTGTTTTTCCAGGCGTCGAAGACACGCTAACTTTCTTCTCTCCAAGAAGGGAGTTAATTGTACTTGATTTACCGACATTTGGATAGCCGACTAAACCAACTATGAGCCTGGAAGGCGGTTTGCCCGTGTGATCAGCAAATTCTATATGGTTGTAGTAAGAATAATGCAGACTACAGCACAAAATGATAAGATGCTAACCGTTCAGATTAGGAGCCATTCTTATGAACATTTCTTCGAGTTCCTGAACCGTCAGCACTTTGGATCTCGAGCCAtgctcctcttcatcttcatcgtcatcttcatcttcggcAGAGAAATAAacatcctcgtcttcgtcttcggaTGTAACATCTTCTGATCCTGATTCTGCATCATCTGGGGCGTTATcattgtcattttcttcacGTTGTCTAATTTCTAAAGCTTCTGCCGCTTCTCGTCGAGCTTGTTGAATTGCGGCCGCGTTAGCTGCTGAGTAGAACGCATAATGGATACCTTGTGAATCGAAATAATCCGCCCACTGAGATCTAAGATATGGCATTAAGTCTTCTTTACacaataaaaataaattcaCGGACCGCTGTTTTGATGTCAGAAGGTCTGCTTTGTTGATGAGCAACATACTACGCCTTTTGCCCTTCCCTGTGCCGGCCTCTCCTTCATTCCCTTCGACGTCGTGGACATATGACTCAAGATCCTCACAACGGAAGCGCAGTGGGTTTCGGGCATCAACGATTTGGACAACGAGATGGGAACGTTCTAAAACCCGCCAAAGTTGTCTCCAAACTTCGAGATTACGTTCAAATGGAGTCAAAAGAAAAGATTCCCCGTCTTGAAGTCTGATGAAATAGTTCAGTAAAGAAGTTGAGAATAGAACGAGAATATAACAACTCTGCGAGGCCTCGGCGCCATTCTAAAAACGCGTCCTTTTCGCGTCTATCCAATTCTTCAATAGTCATCGACTTCTTCCATGGAGGTCTTCTAGGTACACGCAATCGTTGTTTGTTTTCTCTGTGCTTCTGCAGcacttttttctcttcttggtCAGATAGTAGATGTGGGTTATGTGATACGGAGGATGTTTGCGGTATAATCTTAACACTTCTACGTTCTATGAACGCAACTAATGGTCAACGTACATATTAAAAGTAGAAATATTTTTTTACCAGCTGTAAATTCCGTTCCAGCCAACTGAGCAGTGTTCAAAAATTCGTCGAGATCGCGTTCCTGTGTTACGGACTTCAAACGATTTGAACTGTCCAAATCCACAGAATACTGTTGCAGGCACAGTCAGCTACAAACCGAATCGAAACCAAAGCACTGACAAGACCGGACTCTTGCATTCTTTTAGCATCTTTGACTTTCTTATTAATGATCGCGCGACCTAGTCCACTTGGATTTGGATCTCGACCTTTCGGAGCCTGCGTTGGGTGAGTTCGCGTTGAAAACATAAGGACAATGAGCACACCATGATACACTATTGCAAATGTTGACTCCCTTAAGTTGGTTTTATGAGGATCTAAAAATTGGGGACTATATtgaacggtttttttgctgcCAGTGGGTTTTGCAATGTAAGATCTCTTTTAAGATGCAAAAGATCTTGTCGGGATGTGTCATGTAATTTTTGTGACTCGATCATATGATCTGATGATGTCATCCATGTCAAGTTCATTACAATGAGTGAAAGTATATTGCCTGGTCTCGACCAAACAGAATCGACCATCAGCACACTTCTCTGAAGCTTGCGCTGAAATTTATCCTTGCTGCGCGATCCAGAGTGAGCCGCATATCATTTTCCAACTCCCATCCAGTCTCAAATCGCTTACAGACAAAATGGACCGCGCGTCGGCCTCTGTCTTATATCTTTATAGGTCGTATCTACGACAGAGCAGGAACTTGCCTCATCTTTATCTTCGGTATACTATTCTTTTGAGTCTAAGTCTATGTTATCTCACGTGAAACATAGACAATTTTTTCAGGTACGGGCGAGGGATGACATAAATGCAATTTTGTCCTCTAAATCGGAAGATCGTCGAGCGGAAAGAATCAAACTTGTGCACAAGGTGATGCGTCtcaatcacgagccgctAATGGCTATGTACTGATTATTTTTTTAGAGAATACACAGGATACAGAAGGCTAATAACGGGGACCGCAAATCTTTCAATTGGATTTTAGAACTTGCATATGGCAGGAAGGGGAAACTCAAATGGGACCTTTTGGAGGTGCATCCCTATATTTCTAACCAGGATACTCTCTACTAAAGTCATACAATAGCCAATAAGATATCCAAGCGTCAACGATATACCGAATGAACCAATCATTCCTGGAGTAGAAAAATCAAGGCCGCCAGTTTATTCGCCGGAATTGAAAGCGTTATTAACCAGCTCAGGGTCGAGAGACAAAAAGGCGTTGGACAGGAAAGACCTAATCACACCTCGCACGCTCCCTCCGCGCGCGAACCCCAATTCCATAGAGGCTCTGACTTTTGGCCCTTTCAGCAAACGCCGGGAAGTAAATATACGTCGTCGTTTCTTCCAAGATGAACTCAAAAAGATTTTACCTCCTTTGCAAGTCACCGAGATAATGCCTTCAACGAATATTTCCAAAGTGCCTATGAGGTCGTTGGGGTTCCAAAACAGTGGCGTTTTGCAGGAGCTTGAAACTCTCATTGGTTATAGTTTAACTGAAAACCCTCCGAAAACACGACGAGAAAGACGTTCTTTACCCGCCGAACAACCGGTCCTAATTCCTACGACAAACCTTGAGCGACATCCCTCAAGGTGGGTTAGAAGGCGTTATCGCGCCCTGCTAGCGCGTATACCTCTGTTATTCTACGAATGTaaatcaaattcaacacAACCGTTCCGGGTCGAAAAACATCCTCTGGGCCATTTCCCCCATGACAGGTCGGTTAGAACAATGCCAGATTTAGACGCCGTCACTATGGCTTGGATTGAGCAAAAATCAACAACAAATATTAAACGGGCAAAAGGTGCTGATAAAGGGAAAGAGTAACTACTTAGAAGGATCCGAATTATCCATTTCTAGTCCATGTAAATCTATAACATACATACTATAATTATAATCACGGCCTGCCCCTTTGGATTCGCTGGTGTTGGAAGGGTCAACCCCGCACTGAAGACTAAGCATTGTCTGGTATTCATCGAACGTAAACTTCTGCTCTTTACGAATGCCGTCAAGCATTTCCTATGAGGGCGAGTCAATACCTTGTTACTATAAAAATAGCTCATCTAACCTGTGGAgtaatgaagaaaagattgaaGTATTGCTGAACGTGTTCAAATCTGGCATCTTCAGGATCGTCTGTTAAGGCCTTGATACTTTGCTGCAATGCTAGGATatttctcttcatcttcttaaTACCGAAGGCGTTCGGGCGCCGTAACTGGCGAGCACCTTTAATGAGAATGTGTTCCATAAGTTGTCCGAGTCCAGCAAAAACATATCTATCATAATAAATAATCGTGTCAATAAGATCTACAAGACACAAATGTGAATGTATGCACCGTCTTTGAGCTTCGGGCAAACTTGTGATCATGGATTCATTGCATTGTACCAGTTCCGTAGTGAGGTCGACAACATGAGGATCCGGTTCAACAGCTTCGTAAGTAGAATCATACGTGCCCTGTCCAACAGATAATCAGAAAAGAGCAGAGCAAAACAAACAATCAAACCAACGTGGCGCATTGCAGACGTGAGATAAAATATAGTTCGACAACGCAATTCGCTTCTTAGAGTGTCCAAAATCAAAGTAGACAATTGGTCGTATGTTTTAAGCAAGGCCTGAAATCGTCTGAGGAGTAATAATTAtaatcaaaaagaaaacgatAAGTAAAGCGTCTTACAGTGACATTTCTTTTGAAAGAGGCAAGCTAAGCCGATCAGTGGTAGTGTCGTTTGGTAAGTTGGGTATATGAGGGAAGGACGGTGTCATTCCGGTAATGGGCTCTAAATTGTTTGGGCTCAGGGGAAGAGTGTCGTCTGGTCTAGACTTCAGAGCGTTGAGTTCAACCGAAAACCAAGACTTTAAAACGATTCAGACACGAGGTGATAGACGTAGAATTTAGGGCACATACCACACTGTAATGCAAAGAAGCCAAAGCTGAAAGATTTTTGGTTGATACGATAAGGTCATCTTTAGACAATTGCTTCTCTCCGAGAAACTGCAATTGAATGTTGGTTTCCTGACGATAAAGTTTGTGCAATTTCGCTTCCTCTTTCACCTAGCATATCAAGAACTTCGTTAGGTATAATTCACGAATCGGTATAGGTGAAGTTTGATTTGTCCTTACCTCTGTGCGTATGAGCTCATTGAAGCACGGCTGAAGTTCGGACCTCTGTGCCCACTGAGCTGCTAGAGCAACAGAATTCTCACGACCTGACTCATTATTATGGGCGGTAGTTAAGTTTTGGTAGCGATCACTGCAGCGTTGATAGAACTGTATGACGACCCCTAGTATCAGCCGTGAATAGTTTTCACGGTGAAAAGGACTTGTTATGAGCATAGCACACAGAGAGTTGATCAAAGCCATGAGATGCGTGCAAGCCTATTGATAATCTTTAAGAAATGAGTTGTTGAGGTAACCAAGAATAATATACCTTGAGAAGCGGTTGAGGAGACAGTCGTACCGAGAGTGGATCAGGCTGAAATGCCTCAGAACCTATTAATTAACTAGTCAACGTGTGGTCTGTAAGACTCATATACGGACTTGCCTGCAACGGCATTGTGGAATAACTCAGAAACCTTTTCTTCTAGCTGTGGTAAATATACTTTTAGAACAAACTCATCCAGTACTGAGCTTGACGACTGAGCGAATTCCATGCCCGAAGGAAGTATCTCAGCAACGCGGTGAAGGTAACTAAGGGTAGGTTGAAAAAGCACAGTGACATGGAACGCATCTGGCCGTATGAGGAGACGGTGGTGTTGATCAACCCCAAGTAAGCGATCGTCCTGAGCATTGCTAAAAATTGTTTGGACAGTGTCTCCAGTAGTACTCGGAGCCAGACCAGGCATTGTATCTTTCAAAGCCCTAGTAAGTCCATCTTCATGGGGTTTTAGGGCTTTACTTGTCAATTTAGAGTCAGTATCGGAAAATCGGAAAACAGGCTACATTACGCAGAGATTAATCAATGCGTGTATATACGAGCGAATGAACGGGGGAAAACCTTAATTCTATCCCTGTTGAATTTCCCATCACGTAAAATTTCATTGATCGATGAGATGGGATTTCTGCCGGTGACAGAGCCCTGCTGTTCGTCGGTCAAATAGTCATTGATTAAAGTTCGGACCTGCAGACAGCACGAAGTTGATGAAAGCGTGCATTGTTTGTGATCAAAGTCGCACCTCTGCTTGAACATGGTTCCAAATCTCTGGCAGAGGAAAAAGCATTCCTGGCTTAGTGCCAGAAGAATCTTTATAATCTCGTCTCTGTCATTCATTGCGTTAAAAAGGATGCGAAAACAGTGTCTCAAACAGCTTACTGATCCGATCCGAGTGGCAACCTCTGTTACAACTCTAAACCCCTGAGCAACAGCTTCAAGTTTTGAATACAGTGTCCAAAACAGATCCATTAGGATTTCATGATCGACTCTTTTTGCAAGAGATTCCAATGCAGTCAGACGCAGGCTCGAGGACTTGAGCAAAGGACCTCGCATTCCGATAAGAGATGTTCCAGATATCAGAGTACCTGAGCTAAGTACGTATGCACCTTCTGTTTCACCGAGGATATTATTCATTGCCAGAGTagatcttcttcttccaaacTCAGCTCGCTCTTCTACTTCTCCTAAGGTTGTTTCCACGAGTGCAAAGATTTCGCTAGGTAAACGTTGTGCGATATTATCCAGAGCATTGCCAAGTTTCCCAAGAACGGCTAATGACTCCAGTAATGTTTCCATATATGAAAACGAATCCGCCTCAGGGTTAAGATTAGAAGATAAATACATCGCAGTGGAAGAGGAGTTGCTTGGCTGGGAAACAACAGATGGTGCACCCTGCAATGAATTAGAGTGCTGAGCGTCATTTACATCGTAAGGCGGGTCGTTGGGCCTCAGACCAAGGTTGTTTAGAAACCGTGTTAACCGAGTCTGTTGTATTGTGGGCGATAACGGGGTGACAGGCTCTTCATCCAGAGCCTGAGGTCCATGATCATTTTCGAAATCAACCTTTGGGACTGAAGGAAATGATTAATGTAAATTAAAAATGAAAATATCGTGCTCACAGCTGCGTTGATTTGGCACGTATGCCGCCCACCGAGATTCACACCAAAATGACTTCAGATACAGATGGTTCTGCAGTTCTTCGATGAGAATTTCGCGAAGCGCCTGGGCACATGGGCGATAAGGATAAGCGCCAAAAAGGTGCGATATATGTACGAACCGTTTCTTGACCAACCAGATAGCTTCTTAGATCAGAAACCGCCCCGATTTCAAGCATATCTGGTTTATTGATAATCTTCAAGCTCCGAACAAGGAGGATAGCAGCCTGTAGAAGGCGCTTCTCTGACATCAGTGTCTCCAATAAGTCGGGAACGGTCTTGAGGTGCTCACTGAAAAAAGGGAGTAATAGTCAAGGTAAGGCTGTGATTTGAACTGAACAACACGTACATTTGGTCCAATATTTTAATCATTTCTTCTAGCGTTTGTCCCCTATTCCATAATTGAACCAGGTCGGCGCGTTTCCCTCCTAAAGATTCTTTTGCGTCTAGCAATGCTGATCGCGCTGAAGAGATTTCAGTCTGAGCAATGCCCAGATGATTTAATAGAGATGCATGATGAGGAAGGGATGCTGCAAATGCTTGATAGTGTTCTGAATTATATTGCACAGTTAGTCATGGGCTGCAATGCTGAGTTTACAGAACATACTGTCTACCGAGCCTTTCAATGCCTTAGAGAGCATATTTTTAGTTCGGCGGAAAGATTCCATGTCTTTACCCAAAGCCGATTTGTCTAGCAATTGTAATGCAAGGTCGACACTGTTGAACTACTTTCAATGGTGAGTGGTATGCATTCGTTATCATTCTGCAGAGAGTTCGCACATTAGGGTCAATTACAAATTCCCAGCCATCTTTAACTTGGTCAAGAACAGCTTGTATAAAAGCATGTGAGTTGATTAGTAGGATAAATGGATTGCAGACGACGTACCATCGATCTCACCAGCCCTAGTGTTTCCCCTTCGGATCCCAGGCGCACGATCTCGTATCCGTTGTTGTCTGGCCTTTTCTGCTTCGATCTCGAGTTCCCTCTCTCTTTGATAGTTGTACTCTTCTGAATCTTCGGTTTGACGCCGTCGCGAACCAGCAGATTTGAATGCGGACAAGGCAGAATTGAGGGAGTTGGGCGACGTTACATCCGCAGTGTCTTGCGAAGGGTTTTGAATACGCTGTGGCCTTTGCCTAGAAGAAGTAGCAGTAGTAGCACCGTTAGTAGCTGTGTTCGGGGTTGTACGATAGGACGCTCCGTTGTTTTCAGAACGAGATGTGCTTATGCTATCCCTATAGTAAGGATCCTGAGAGGACGTGGATGCCCGCTCAGAACCTGCATAGTCAGCACGAGCTCTTAGTTCAGATCTTTGAGGTCGAGATGGACCCAGTGGTGCAGTACTCGGGGGTGCATATGATGTAGGGGAGGCAGAGATGTATGAATTGACTGGTGTTGTTGGTCGCGACCCTGGACGCGATATTTGCAGAGGTTTTACAGATGAAGTTCCAGGCGCAGAGGCTGGTTGTTGAGTATAATGAGAACCATTGGAAGCAGAAGGAGAGCGACGACGAGTGGGGAAAGGGGGAGCTCTGGACATGGATAGATAGATTTAAAGAACGAAGAACTGTGTCTGCCTTGACTGAGGATATCAATGACCCACGTGCTGACTCTAAACTTAGCTAAATCTGTAGCCAAGACCACAACTGCCATGGTCGCTGCTCAATTGCCCCCTTTTCTCGCACCGTTCACTCCCAAATATTCTCTTAATCTACCCTCAGTCTGCCAGAATGCCTATTTTACTCATCGTGGGAACCTAGGGTCGTCTCAAGCTTTGTGGTGGACACCACGAGATCAGCACTGCCAACCTAACGCAGTATTACTCTTTATACCTGGTGAGTCGCGGATTAACACTTGCCAGGTTAGCCGTGGTTCACAATAAACGTGCATAGGCAATCCAGGACTTGTGGACTTCTACATACCTTTTCTCTCTACTATACACGAGAATTACACACATTTGAACCTCGGGATATTAGCTCATTCTCATTTGGATCATTATGCTGGATTAGAAAGGAAGCCAGAGGGGAGATATTCACAAGGGGAATTTTTATCTATACAAGTTCAAAGCACCATTGAAGTTCTGGACGCGATCTTAAGTTACTACACTCCAAGCACGAAGATTATTCTTGTCGGACACAGCGTTGGCTCCTGGATAATTTCGCAAGTCAGTTACGTTGGCCCAAAAATTTCTTTTTCACGCTTATTTCTGTGCAGATTTTAAAAGAGAGGAAAGATTACATAAAGGCGGTGTTCCTCTTATTCCCAACCCTTAGCAACATTGCAAACACCCCCAACGGAAAGCTATTACATGTAAGTCTTTCGGAGTTACCAATTACAGTTTAATCATGATTTTTGCTTTTAAGCCCATCTTCGCACCATTGTCAAGGCATATCCTTTCTTCATTCTCGTTCCTCATAGGATTTCTTCCGCGGTCTCTACTGTCCGCACTGTATTCCAGCTGGCCTGAACAACAACTCCGGGTGCTACAGAATTTCTTATCTTCAAAAACAACTATTTTTTCTGCGTTAACTATGGGCGCGGAAGAAATGAGTACAATAAAACAACTGGAAGCTCATATCTTGAAGgagaataaagaaaaaatataCGCATATTATGCAcaacaagatgattgggttggTGAGGAGAGACAAGTAATCTTCAACCTGCTCGATCCAGATTGTCAATCGTCACAAGTGGTCCAAGGATCTGCCGGTGTCCCACATGCCTTCTGCATCAGTGAGTAGTTTGAGGTCTCTAATTACTTGCTTGGCTGATAGAGTTCTGGAAGATCATAGCGAGACTGTAGCACGCCAATGTATTCATTGGCTCGGGAGTCTTCTAAAAAGCGAGGTTGATAAATAATCGTACAAAAAAGATATTTAAAAATGGAACGAATAACTGAGTATCATGGTAATACTAAACTGAGAATACGGAACATTAACGCGAGTTTGGCGTTGTCATTTAAAGGATTTAGTTTACATAATCCGAATAAATTATCGTGATGCTTTTGATTCATGCACCGGCCGCTTTGCACATTCTACATACTACTATACTGTAGTTTGACACATTGTCA
Coding sequences:
- a CDS encoding putative exocyst complex component sec8; its protein translation is MSRAPPFPTRRRSPSASNGSHYTQQPASAPGTSSVKPLQISRPGSRPTTPVNSYISASPTSYAPPSTAPLGPSRPQRSELRARADYAGSERASTSSQDPYYRDSISTSRSENNGASYRTTPNTATNGATTATSSRQRPQRIQNPSQDTADVTSPNSLNSALSAFKSAGSRRRQTEDSEEYNYQRERELEIEAEKARQQRIRDRAPGIRRGNTRAGEIDAVLDQVKDGWEFVIDPNFNSVDLALQLLDKSALGKDMESFRRTKNMLSKALKGSVDKHYQAFAASLPHHASLLNHLGIAQTEISSARSALLDAKESLGGKRADLVQLWNRGQTLEEMIKILDQIEHLKTVPDLLETLMSEKRLLQAAILLVRSLKIINKPDMLEIGAVSDLRSYLVGQETALREILIEELQNHLYLKSFWCESRWAAYVPNQRSFPKVDFENDHGPQALDEEPVTPLSPTIQQTRLTRFLNNLGLRPNDPPYDVNDAQHSNSLQGAPSVVSQPSNSSSTAMYLSSNLNPEADSFSYMETLLESLAVLGKLGNALDNIAQRLPSEIFALVETTLGEVEERAEFGRRRSTLAMNNILGETEGAYVLSSGTLISGTSLIGMRGPLLKSSSLRLTALESLAKRVDHEILMDLFWTLYSKLEAVAQGFRVVTEVATRIGSRRDYKDSSGTKPGMLFPLPEIWNHVQAEVRTLINDYLTDEQQGSVTGRNPISSINEILRDGKFNRDRIKPVFRFSDTDSKLTSKALKPHEDGLTRALKDTMPGLAPSTTGDTVQTIFSNAQDDRLLGVDQHHRLLIRPDAFHVTVLFQPTLSYLHRVAEILPSGMEFAQSSSSVLDEFVLKVYLPQLEEKVSELFHNAVAGSEAFQPDPLSVRLSPQPLLKACTHLMALINSLCAMLITSPFHRENYSRLILGVVIQFYQRCSDRYQNLTTAHNNESGRENSVALAAQWAQRSELQPCFNELIRTEVKEEAKLHKLYRQETNIQLQFLGEKQLSKDDLIVSTKNLSALASLHYSVSWFSVELNALKSRPDDTLPLSPNNLEPITGMTPSFPHIPNLPNDTTTDRLSLPLSKEMSLRFQALLKTYDQLSTLILDTLRSELRCRTIFYLTSAMRHGTYDSTYEAVEPDPHVVDLTTELVQCNESMITSLPEAQRRYVFAGLGQLMEHILIKGARQLRRPNAFGIKKMKRNILALQQSIKALTDDPEDARFEHVQQYFNLFFITPQEMLDGIRKEQKFTFDEYQTMLSLQCGVDPSNTSESKGAGRDYNYSMYVIDLHGLEMDNSDPSK